DNA from Lactobacillus sp. ESL0791:
CTAAGGCAGCACAATGGCCGACATTAATTTCAGTTGTGGCCTTTGTACTTGCCTTTGCTTATATGTCACAGCCGCATTCGTTACTGGTAAAAATTTTATCTTATGTGCCGTTATTTTCTTCATACTTCATGCCGCTGCGTCAGTTTGGCAGCCAAGTGAGTCCGTGGGAAAGTATTCTTTCCCTACTCTTATTAATCGCAGCGATTGCAGTTGTCCTTGTTTACATTTCTAAAATTTACGGCAGGCTAATGCTGCAAAACGACAACAGCTCAGGCAAGTGGAAAATATTTAAACGTAAGTAATATAGCTTAACTTCTTGCATATGCAAAATATTACATATTCAAGATTTAGGAATTGAAACAGCAATAAAACGGCAGTGGATAAAAAAGTTAGATAATAATTTATTCGAAATTAGATCTAAGGTTGGTACAAATGTTCAAAGAGCGATTTATTTTCATATTGAAAATAATCACTATATTATTACGCACGGTTTTACAAAAAAATCTCAGCGTACTCCGTTTAAAGAAATTAGACATGCAAAAAATTTACGCAGTGAATGGAGCAAAAATTATGAAAAATAAAAATATTTCATTTAATGATATGTTCAAAGATGATTTAAAAGATCCAGAATTTGTTGCTTTAGCAGAAAAAGAAGAATTAAAAGCGCAAATTGCAGATTTTCTTGTAGAAGAGAGAAAAGAAAAAACTTGACCCAAGCTGAACTATCTAAAAAAGCGAAAGTTTCATTGCGAACAATTAATAGTGCAGAAAAAGGTAACGGAAATATTAGTATCGAAACTTTCTTGAAACTTGCAAAAGCTTTAGGAAAACATGTTAGTCTGAATTTTTATTAAGATTAATAAAATATATCAGTGTTAAAAATTTATACAGTAAATGAAGCAAAAAATCGTACTACTAAATAAAAGTAATACGATTTTTTGTTTATCAACAATTAACTTTACAATCCGTTAGCTTCCATCTGCTTCAAGGTCAAATCGAGGTGCTCAATTACCCGCTCTTTGCCTAAAAGCTCCATGGCTTCGCCAATTCCTGGGCCCACCATTGATCTAGTGGTCGCAATCCGAATCGGCATAAACAAGCGGCGGCCTTTAATCCCGGTCTCTTTGCGCGTTGCCTGAACAGCATTTATAATTTGCGGTGCCGTGAAGCGCGGAATCAGATCAATTTGCTTCTTGAATTCCTCAATAACCGGCCTTGCCTCATCCTTACGGATTTCCTCAATTTCCTTTTCACTCAAATCTTTTGGTGCGGCAAAGAAAATCTTGGCTAACTCAACAATCTGCTTAGTATACGACATTTGCACAGAGTAAATATTCACCAGTTGGCGAACCCATTCCAGTTTTTCTGGACTTGGATCCTTTTCCACCATACCGGCTTCCTGCAGGTTATTCAAAGCCAAATCCAGCAAGGTATCGCGATCAGCCTTCTTAATATATTGGTTGTTAATCCATTCTAGCTTCTTGCGGTCAAACGCAGCCGGCGATTTGGATAAGCGGCTTGGATCAAACTGCTTAATCAGTTCACGCTGGCTAAAAATCTCATTTTCACCGACCGGTGACCAACCCAGCAAGGTAATGAAGTTAAACATTGCCTCCGGCAAATAGCCGAGGTCACGGTATTGCTCAATAAATTGCAAAACAGACTCGTCATGCTCGCGCTTGGATAATTTTTTCCCGGTTTCCGCATTGATAATCAGGGTCATGTGGCCAAACTTCGGCGGCTCCCAGCCCAATGCATCATAAACGGAAAGCTGCTTTGGTGTGTTTGACACATGGTCATCTCCACGTAAAACATGAGTGATCTTCATTAAGTGATCATCAACCACAACCGCAAAGTTGTAAGTCGGCATGCCATCACGTTTTTGAATGACAAAATCGCCACCGATGGTATCGGATTCAAAACTCATGTGTCCCTTAACGATATCGTCCCAGGAATAAGTTACCATTTCTGGAATATGGATCCGGACAACCGGAATCAAACCTTTCGCACGAGCCTTATCTTGAGCCTGTTTGATTTCATCAGCGGTCATGCCCTCATATTCATAAATATAGTGCGGCGCAACGCCCATTGCACGCTGCTCTTCGCGCTGCTCATCCAATTCCTCTTCGGTTTTAAAGGAATAGTAAGCCTTGCCTTCATCAAGCAATTGCTGGATGTACTTATTATAAATATCTTTACGCTCAGATTGACGGTAAGGGCCGTAAGCGCCGCCCTTATCGGGGCCTTCGTCCCAATCAATCCCCAGCCAATGCAGGTTGTCAATTTGCGACTGCGAACCGCCCTCAACGTTACGCTTCTGGTCGGTATCCTCGATTCTTAAAACAAGTGTGCCCTTGTTATGACGAGCAAATAAGTAGTTAAAAAGTGCAGTACGTGCATTACCAATGTGCAGGTAGCCAGTTGGACTTGGCGCATACCTTACACGAATTTTTTCTTTAGCCAAAATTCTTGCCTCTTTCAATAGTAAAATTAAACAATTTAAGTTTACCCGTTATAGCAGAAAAGTTCAATTTTTCCTAGCCGAAAACTAACTTTAATGCTTGGGGAATACTGGAAACGGGGATGACATCAATCCCCAAATTCTGCAGGCTGGGGTGCATATTATGTTTAGGAATATAAATATGCTCAAACCCGGTTTTTGCCGCTTCCTTAATTCGTGCCTGTATTTGGTTGACCCGGCGAACCTCGCCTGTTAAGCCAACTTCGCCAACAAAGCAGGTTGTCGCGGGAATTTCTTTATTGCGGTAACTGGATGCAATTGCCATCACGACGGCTAAGTCAACTGCCGGTTCATTCAAGCGAATACCGCCCGTAGCCGTCAAATAAACATCCTGATTCTGCAGCATCAGGTTGCCGCGCTTTTCCAGCACTGCCAGCAGCAAAGCCGCACGGTTATAGTCAATGCCCGAGGTTGTCCGCTTGGCATAGCCAAAAGCCGTCGGTGTCACCAGCGCCTGAATTTCTGCCAGCAGCGGCCGCGTTCCTTCAAGCGAAACCACAACGGACGAGCCGGTTGACTTCGGCAGGCGCTCATCAAGGAAAATTGCCGACGGATTGGTAACTTCCTTCAATCCTTCATTGACCATCTCAAACATGCCAATTTCATTGGCGGCCCCGAAGCGGTTTTTAACCGAATGCAGAATCCGGTAGGAATGGTGTTCATCCCCCTCAAAATAAAGAACCGTATCCACCATGTGCTCCATGATTTTTGGGCCGGCAATCGCGCCTTCCTTAGTCACGTGCCCGATAACAAAAATTGTGATGGCATTCATCTTGGCAATTTTCATCAGTTCACTGGTCACTTCCCGCACCTGGGAAGCGGAACCGGTCATCGAATCCAGACTGGGTTCATTCATGGTCTGAATTGAATCAATCACAACAAAATCCGGCTGCAGGTCATCAATCTGCTGTCGGATATCGTGCATGTCCGTTTCCGGATAGAGCAGCATATCGCTGGTACCCAAGCCCAGACGGTCGGCCCGCAGCTTGATCTGATTGGCAGATTCCTCTCCAGAAACGTAGAGCACCTTAAATTTTTGCGCCAAGCCGCTCATAATCTGCAGCATTAAGGTCGACTTGCCGATTCCGGGGTCACCACCAATTAAAACCAGCGAGCCGGGTACGATGCCGCCGCCAAGCACGCGATTTAATTCTTCCGATTTAGTTTTGATCCGCGCTTCCTTTTCCGCCTTAACTGCATCAAGCTTAACCGGCTCATTAACCCCCGTCTTCTTAATCAAACGGCTGGGACTGGCCTTGCTCGACCGCACCTGAACCTCTTCCGTTTCCTTTTCAAACTGGTTCCATGCACCACAGTTGGGGCACCGCCCCAAGTAGCTTGCCGAAATATACCCGCAGGAGCGGCATTTGTATTTAGTTTTAACCCGTGCCATTGCGTCTCCTTACCTGTTAGTCGAACCAAAGCCATTGACGCGTTTGCGGCCAATGGCTTGGTCATCATCGGTTTTCAAATATTTAACAAAAATTCCTTGGGCAATGCGGTCACCTTTTTTAATCCGCATCGGCCGCACGCCATAATTAAGGATGGCAACAAAAATTGCCCCCTCATTGTTTTCGTTATTGTAATAATCGCTGTCAATCACACCAATACCGTTAGGCAAATTTAGGTGCCGTTTGACAACATTTGACGAGCGGTTAGCCAAGATCAGCACCTCATCTTCCGGCATGTAGGCCTTAATTCCGGTTGGCACCAAAACCGGCTGCAGCAGCTGCTCGGCCAATTCGTAATCTTTTTCATATAGCTGGTGTCCATTTCTAATCATCCGAAAAATCCGCACAAAATTCAACTGCCAAATGCTGGGAATAATAATATCTTCTGCCGCCGCCAAATCGTAGCCGGCACTGGCAAGTGTTTGCCGCTGCGGCAAATTCAAGTCCTGGTTCTGATATTTAGAAACTATTTCAAATCCACGTGTTTTAGCCATTTTTAACTCCTTTAGTTGCTAAATATCATTCTACAATATTTTTTAATTATTTTAGCGAAAATCTTCTATAATGAAATACGAAAAAGAATTAATTATTTTTTAAAAAGGAAAAATTATGTTTAGTATCGATGACCCCCACCAATTTTTTGAAGAATACGATGACGATGATGTCTTAATCTGCCGCTGGACGATGGACAAGATAAAACGAAAAGATGGAGAAGTTTGGGTGATGAACCATTTCTTCATTAACCCCAGTTATGAGAAAAAGCAGCAGGAAGTGTTAGCACACCGTATGGAAACAGCCCTCTTAATTGCCAAGGAATCAAAAATTAAGATTTGGCCGCTCGATCCAATGATAATTGCTTATTTTTCCAAGCATCCAAAATTTGATAAATATTGGTATCACAAGCCATACTGATCTGAACCCCGAAGTTAAGACAAATTAATAGGAGTTTAGCATAAATGAAAGCGCTACACAATAACAGCTGGCGACTTCTATGACAATTGGTAAGGATGAATAATCGGTTCCAATGACCAGCCCTGCAGTAATCCAGTTAACTGTTTAGCTGATAGTTCCCGCACAGCATCTTGATTGCTCGGCCATTGCAAACGACCATTCTCATAGCGCTTATAACAGTAGGAAGCCATCATTTTCCCATAGTAAGCCTTTAAAGCGATCTTTACGCGTGCCGCAAAACAAAAATAAGCTACTACAATAAGGATCCAGTTTAAATTGATTCTGGACAACCGTAATTAGTCCATCAATTCCCTTGCTGGGCGCACGCATACAAAAAGAGACAATCCAAAAATTGTCTCTTTCTTAATCTATCCTAGCCAGTTCTCATCAACATTCTTTGCATTAATATATTCACCAGTATCAACAGCATAGTAGGTCTTACCATTAATCTGAATTGAACCATGAGTTTGAATAATTGACCCCGACTTCAGGATCAAACTATTTGCACGTTGACCTTTCTCATCATAAAGATAGGTGTTCTTCTTCAAACGCATCCGGCTACCGGTTGTTGACAGGCTGCCCTTATTTAAGCCCGGAAGCGTTGTGTCCGGAGTTGGTGGGAAACTATCTTTACTAATGTACCTATTCTTGCCAATTGAGTAATATTCCTTACCCTTGATCAAAATTGGTGCGCCATAAGTCTTAACCGTGGTTCCCGCGTGCTTAACAGTCTTGAGCTTCTTACCTTTCTTGCTATATACATTGGCAGCCTGCACAAGGTTTCGCTCTGCTGGTTTATCATTACCTGCAGCTAAATAGTAATCGGCATCTTTCGTCAGATAAAATTCACGACCATTAATAAGCTTAGTACCATACGTAGTTACAGTAGAACCTGCTTTCAATGTGATGCCATTAGCCCGTTTACCATCAGCACCATAAATATAAGCATTATGCTTTAAGGTTATATCCTTTGTAACAGCATTCCCAACATTAATATTGATTGGAATTGAAGCCGTAGAACCATCTGGGTAAGTTACATTAATAAAGTGGTATCCCTTATCGCCTTGGCTGTTGGTGTTAGGCAAAGTATTGTCGCCCCAGCTTGCAGTTGTTCCAGCCGGTACAGATGCACTAGCAGCAGCGTTATTTGCAACTTGTTGATCATTACCAATGTCGGTATATTGCGGAACCCCAATGTTTCCTGGATGAGTTACATCATCATAAATACCAGGCT
Protein-coding regions in this window:
- the gltX gene encoding glutamate--tRNA ligase; this translates as MAKEKIRVRYAPSPTGYLHIGNARTALFNYLFARHNKGTLVLRIEDTDQKRNVEGGSQSQIDNLHWLGIDWDEGPDKGGAYGPYRQSERKDIYNKYIQQLLDEGKAYYSFKTEEELDEQREEQRAMGVAPHYIYEYEGMTADEIKQAQDKARAKGLIPVVRIHIPEMVTYSWDDIVKGHMSFESDTIGGDFVIQKRDGMPTYNFAVVVDDHLMKITHVLRGDDHVSNTPKQLSVYDALGWEPPKFGHMTLIINAETGKKLSKREHDESVLQFIEQYRDLGYLPEAMFNFITLLGWSPVGENEIFSQRELIKQFDPSRLSKSPAAFDRKKLEWINNQYIKKADRDTLLDLALNNLQEAGMVEKDPSPEKLEWVRQLVNIYSVQMSYTKQIVELAKIFFAAPKDLSEKEIEEIRKDEARPVIEEFKKQIDLIPRFTAPQIINAVQATRKETGIKGRRLFMPIRIATTRSMVGPGIGEAMELLGKERVIEHLDLTLKQMEANGL
- the tnpB gene encoding IS66 family insertion sequence element accessory protein TnpB, translating into MRAPSKGIDGLITVVQNQFKLDPYCSSLFLFCGTRKDRFKGLLWENDGFLLL
- the tnpB gene encoding IS66 family insertion sequence element accessory protein TnpB is translated as MASYCYKRYENGRLQWPSNQDAVRELSAKQLTGLLQGWSLEPIIHPYQLS
- a CDS encoding helix-turn-helix domain-containing protein — encoded protein: MRTINSAEKGNGNISIETFLKLAKALGKHVSLNFY
- a CDS encoding dUTP diphosphatase — encoded protein: MAKTRGFEIVSKYQNQDLNLPQRQTLASAGYDLAAAEDIIIPSIWQLNFVRIFRMIRNGHQLYEKDYELAEQLLQPVLVPTGIKAYMPEDEVLILANRSSNVVKRHLNLPNGIGVIDSDYYNNENNEGAIFVAILNYGVRPMRIKKGDRIAQGIFVKYLKTDDDQAIGRKRVNGFGSTNR
- a CDS encoding type II toxin-antitoxin system RelE/ParE family toxin, giving the protein MCKILHIQDLGIETAIKRQWIKKLDNNLFEIRSKVGTNVQRAIYFHIENNHYIITHGFTKKSQRTPFKEIRHAKNLRSEWSKNYEK
- the radA gene encoding DNA repair protein RadA — encoded protein: MARVKTKYKCRSCGYISASYLGRCPNCGAWNQFEKETEEVQVRSSKASPSRLIKKTGVNEPVKLDAVKAEKEARIKTKSEELNRVLGGGIVPGSLVLIGGDPGIGKSTLMLQIMSGLAQKFKVLYVSGEESANQIKLRADRLGLGTSDMLLYPETDMHDIRQQIDDLQPDFVVIDSIQTMNEPSLDSMTGSASQVREVTSELMKIAKMNAITIFVIGHVTKEGAIAGPKIMEHMVDTVLYFEGDEHHSYRILHSVKNRFGAANEIGMFEMVNEGLKEVTNPSAIFLDERLPKSTGSSVVVSLEGTRPLLAEIQALVTPTAFGYAKRTTSGIDYNRAALLLAVLEKRGNLMLQNQDVYLTATGGIRLNEPAVDLAVVMAIASSYRNKEIPATTCFVGEVGLTGEVRRVNQIQARIKEAAKTGFEHIYIPKHNMHPSLQNLGIDVIPVSSIPQALKLVFG